A DNA window from Kitasatospora atroaurantiaca contains the following coding sequences:
- a CDS encoding asparagine synthase-related protein — translation MRWLTGWSGGAPRADAPGYEAPSAVRPLAATTLWAGPNPLWAVGDWRADEIRLVTLRPGADAVVSTGLAAPDPTEHDTPATTRLAVLGRCGASDAELAAGLAAARGGAVRHLTTWPGSYTVVLRTGTRSTVLLTDLAGAMPVFHTPWCDGTAYATAALPLADLIGAPLDTGHLAARLACPESPEALGTGTPYLGVQRVPPGHALGIRGGRPHISPYEHEGTPGRREEAPAVRELTRALLESVRCRVRTSAGSADRPRLGVDLSYGTASATVALLAAAVPIGPPAAAPETAAVPVTAPRTGAVKGSWARTMAEEQTGPEVLTAVTVGEADGTALAVDAPRLRHIVLPPTLPYAELADPLPELPAGPLTDEPGPALVATARTGTRFSAGGADHLTGYGARQVLDGHPARLADLIRAGRAREILSPVAALAGADRAVAGAFNGVLRTPVTVLRAAHRLARARYAEALDDAAVRLTIRQLAGRGRTIGESSAADLAWCVPGPAARWLSDDALSAVALRLRLAARGPVPTEQPGVRRARLALHRHAAEYRTLVQSAEQHGQRLHAPFLDNQVVRAARLLPDEIRLQPGARHALLRAVLTGAGRTDLPADWGRGARPDRAGAARTGLRLAADGLAELFREPLLAEAGLIDLAAVRTALAGATDPGAELPPGTLAGLAELISTELWLRRVRARRHGSCWTGLPLPERRALARMA, via the coding sequence ATGCGGTGGCTCACGGGCTGGAGCGGGGGCGCGCCCAGGGCCGACGCGCCGGGGTACGAGGCGCCGAGCGCCGTCCGGCCGCTGGCCGCCACCACCCTGTGGGCCGGACCCAACCCGCTCTGGGCGGTGGGGGACTGGCGCGCCGACGAGATCCGCCTGGTCACCCTGCGGCCCGGCGCCGACGCCGTCGTGAGCACCGGCCTCGCCGCGCCCGACCCCACCGAGCACGACACCCCCGCCACCACCCGCCTGGCCGTCCTCGGCCGCTGCGGCGCCTCCGACGCGGAACTCGCGGCCGGCCTCGCCGCCGCCCGGGGCGGCGCCGTCCGGCACCTCACCACCTGGCCCGGCAGCTACACCGTCGTGCTGCGCACCGGCACCCGGAGCACCGTGCTGCTCACCGACCTGGCCGGCGCGATGCCCGTCTTCCACACCCCCTGGTGCGACGGCACCGCGTACGCCACGGCCGCGCTCCCGCTCGCCGACCTGATCGGCGCCCCGCTCGACACCGGCCACCTCGCCGCCCGGCTGGCCTGCCCCGAGTCACCCGAGGCGCTCGGCACGGGCACGCCGTACCTCGGTGTCCAACGCGTGCCGCCCGGCCATGCGCTGGGTATCCGCGGCGGACGCCCCCACATCTCCCCGTACGAGCACGAGGGCACCCCGGGCCGGCGCGAGGAGGCCCCGGCGGTCCGTGAACTCACCCGCGCCCTCCTGGAGTCGGTGCGCTGCCGGGTCCGCACCTCGGCCGGCTCCGCCGACCGCCCCCGTCTCGGCGTCGACCTCTCGTACGGCACGGCCTCGGCGACCGTCGCGCTGCTCGCGGCCGCCGTGCCGATCGGGCCCCCGGCCGCCGCGCCGGAGACCGCCGCCGTACCTGTGACCGCACCCAGGACCGGTGCGGTGAAGGGCTCCTGGGCGCGGACGATGGCCGAGGAACAGACCGGGCCCGAGGTGCTGACCGCCGTGACGGTCGGCGAGGCCGACGGCACCGCGCTCGCCGTCGACGCACCGCGCCTGAGGCACATCGTGCTGCCGCCCACCCTTCCGTACGCCGAACTGGCCGACCCGCTTCCCGAGCTGCCGGCCGGCCCGCTCACCGACGAGCCCGGCCCCGCCCTGGTGGCGACGGCCCGGACCGGCACCCGGTTCAGCGCGGGCGGCGCCGACCACCTCACCGGCTACGGCGCCCGCCAGGTGCTGGACGGCCACCCGGCCAGGCTCGCCGACCTGATCAGGGCGGGCCGGGCGCGCGAAATCCTCTCCCCGGTGGCCGCACTGGCCGGGGCCGACCGGGCCGTGGCGGGCGCCTTCAACGGCGTGCTGCGGACGCCCGTCACCGTGCTGCGCGCCGCCCACCGGCTGGCCAGGGCCCGGTACGCCGAGGCCCTGGACGACGCCGCCGTACGGCTGACCATCCGCCAGCTCGCCGGCCGTGGACGGACGATCGGGGAGAGCTCGGCGGCGGACCTGGCCTGGTGCGTCCCCGGCCCGGCGGCCCGCTGGCTCTCCGACGACGCGCTCTCCGCCGTCGCCCTGCGGCTGCGGCTGGCCGCCCGGGGGCCGGTCCCGACCGAGCAGCCCGGCGTCCGCAGGGCCAGGCTGGCCCTGCACCGGCACGCCGCCGAGTACCGCACCCTGGTGCAGTCCGCCGAGCAGCACGGCCAGCGGCTGCACGCGCCCTTCCTGGACAACCAGGTGGTCCGCGCGGCCCGGCTGCTGCCCGACGAGATACGGCTGCAGCCCGGCGCGCGGCACGCGCTGCTGCGCGCCGTGCTCACCGGCGCGGGCCGCACCGACCTGCCCGCCGACTGGGGCCGGGGCGCGCGCCCCGACCGGGCCGGCGCCGCCCGTACGGGCCTGCGGCTGGCCGCCGACGGGCTGGCCGAGCTGTTCCGCGAGCCCCTGCTGGCCGAGGCCGGGCTGATCGACCTGGCCGCCGTGCGTACGGCGCTGGCCGGCGCCACCGACCCGGGCGCCGAGCTGCCGCCCGGCACGCTCGCCGGGCTGGCGGAGCTGATCTCCACCGAGCTGTGGCTGCGAAGGGTACGGGCCCGGCGCCACGGCTCGTGCTGGACGGGGCTGCCCCTGCCCGAGCGCAGGGCACTCGCCCGCATGGCATGA
- a CDS encoding universal stress protein — MSDPLPVLGEPPAATPPGVLAACDGSDGSLWALDRAMSEAQLFGLPLYVLAVVNPSPTGYPPGMAELVQESIERLAASMADGLRRAVATVQAARSQPFAGELALHVVLGNVIEVLLRCAQGQHTLVIGTRGNGGFTRLLLGSVSTAAVHHAACPVLVVPAPPAR, encoded by the coding sequence GTGTCCGATCCCCTCCCGGTGCTCGGGGAACCGCCCGCCGCAACCCCGCCCGGAGTCCTGGCGGCCTGCGACGGCTCGGACGGTTCGCTCTGGGCCCTCGACCGGGCGATGAGCGAGGCCCAGCTGTTCGGCCTGCCGCTGTACGTCCTCGCGGTGGTGAACCCCTCTCCGACGGGCTACCCGCCCGGGATGGCCGAGCTGGTGCAGGAGAGCATCGAGCGGCTGGCGGCCAGCATGGCGGACGGCCTGCGCCGGGCCGTGGCCACCGTCCAGGCCGCCCGCTCGCAGCCCTTCGCGGGGGAGCTCGCCCTGCACGTGGTGCTGGGCAACGTGATCGAGGTCCTGCTGCGCTGCGCGCAGGGGCAGCACACCCTGGTGATCGGCACGCGCGGCAACGGCGGCTTCACCCGGCTGCTGCTCGGCTCGGTGAGCACGGCGGCCGTGCACCACGCGGCCTGCCCGGTGCTGGTCGTCCCGGCACCCCCGGCCCGCTGA